One segment of Falco peregrinus isolate bFalPer1 chromosome 4, bFalPer1.pri, whole genome shotgun sequence DNA contains the following:
- the GGACT gene encoding gamma-glutamylaminecyclotransferase yields MARVFVYGTLKKGQPNYKYMINTAKGLAKFQGRGRTVEKYPLVIAGKYNIPYMLNIPGTGHRVAGEIYSVDDQMLQFLDEFEGCPDMYQRTLMQIEVVEWEGKGGVGEAQASAEGIVECFVYSTTTYPPEWVSLPYHDSYDSSGKHGLSYVLRESRD; encoded by the coding sequence ATGGCTCGTGTCTTTGTCTATGGCACGCTTAAGAAAGGCCAGCCCAACTACAAGTACATGATCAACACGGCCAAGGGACTAGCAAAATTCCAAGGAAGGGGCCGCACAGTGGAGAAGTACCCGCTGGTGATTGCAGGAAAGTACAACATTCCTTACATGCTGAACATCCCGGGGACAGGACACCGCGTTGCTGGGGAGATTTACTCGGTTGACGACCAGATGCTGCAGTTCCTGGATGAGTTTGAAGGCTGCCCAGACATGTACCAGCGCACCCTGATGCAAATCGAGGTGGTggagtgggaagggaagggcgGCGTGGGTGAGGCGCAGGCGTCTGCCGAGGGCATCGTGGAATGCTTCGTGTACAGCACGACAACATACCCGCCTGAGTGGGTCAGCCTCCCCTACCATGACAGTTACGACTCCTCGGGGAAACACGGCCTCTCCTATGTCCTACGCGAAAGCCGGGATTAG